The Henckelia pumila isolate YLH828 chromosome 2, ASM3356847v2, whole genome shotgun sequence genome includes a window with the following:
- the LOC140883967 gene encoding zinc-finger homeodomain protein 11-like — translation MDLDLTSTPSTSSADSGNETPPPPTQIQPAANGAVKKLHHRPPPPQLPVAVTYKECMKNHAATLGGHAVDGCGEFMLSPSSTKADPTSLTCAACGCHRNFHRRDPAEASPTNVSTPPFLDFRHPPPPRRSSLSPSPPPPQQPYSQLAPHMLMTLSSAVAAEEQAHQAAPVTPIAGNPARRKRFRTKFSHEQKEKMQAFSENLGWKMQGCDRAAVEEFCRGIGVAKGVLKVWMHNNKSTSGKKKMDGGGGGANNINGEMVIISENKINKENEENINGGHFQNEINGGGVRFHVSNNSASSP, via the coding sequence atggaCTTGGATTTGACCTCCACCCCATCCACTAGCTCTGCTGATTCTGGAAACGAAACCCCACCACCGCCCACGCAAATTCAGCCCGCCGCCAACGGCGCGGTCAAGAAGCTGCACCACCGCCCGCCGCCGCCGCAGCTGCCGGTGGCCGTGACGTACAAAGAATGCATGAAGAACCATGCAGCCACCTTGGGCGGCCACGCGGTGGACGGCTGCGGCGAGTTCATGCTCTCCCCGTCCTCCACCAAAGCCGACCCCACATCACTCACCTGCGCCGCCTGCGGCTGCCACCGGAACTTCCACCGCCGCGACCCGGCGGAAGCCTCCCCCACCAACGTCAGCACCCCTCCGTTCCTCGACTTCCGGCACCCTCCCCCTCCGCGGAGGTCCTCCCTCTCACCCTCCCCACCACCCCCGCAGCAGCCGTACTCCCAGCTCGCACCCCACATGCTGATGACCCTCAGCTCCGCGGTGGCGGCGGAGGAGCAGGCGCACCAGGCGGCGCCGGTGACTCCGATTGCCGGGAACCCGGCTCGGAGAAAGCGGTTCAGGACGAAATTCAGCCACGAGCAGAAGGAGAAAATGCAAGCCTTCTCGGAGAATCTGGGCTGGAAAATGCAGGGATGCGATCGGGCGGCGGTGGAAGAGTTCTGCCGCGGGATCGGGGTGGCGAAGGGGGTGCTCAAGGTCTGGATGCACAACAACAAGAGCACCTCCGGCAAGAAGAAAATGGACGGCGGCGGCGGAGGAGCTAACAACATCAATGGCGAAATGGTGATAATCTCGGAGAATAAAATCAACAAAGAAAACGAAGAAAACATCAATGGCGGTCATTTTCAGAATGAGATTAATGGTGGTGGAGTTCGTTTTCATGTTTCTAATAATTCAGCTTCGTCTCCCTGA
- the LOC140882872 gene encoding uncharacterized protein isoform X2, translating to MRVLLNLWKYDSFVLTGLIEAATIPFSGIKIEELSLDEKAEILFVDQTIATAVVLGVLFSLTKSYNPLPDEIYRYDLKEPFNLKKGWLLWAGIGLGGAIAAIALTGVAVSFFSGETPPRETDALIRLLPLIGSSTISTACLVGITGVLAPILEETVFRGFFMVSLTKWVPTPLAVLISASVFAVAHLTPGEFPQLFVLGTALGFSYAQTRNLLTPITIHAFWNSGVILLLTFLQLQGYDIKELLQSY from the exons ATGAGAGTACTACTTAATCTATGGAAATACG ACAGTTTTGTTTTGACAGGACTCATTGAGGCAGCCACAATACCATTTTCGGGAATCAAAATTGAAGAGTTAAGTTTGGATGAGAAGGCGGAAATTTTGTTTGTGGATCAAAC CATCGCGACTGCTGTAGTTCTTGGAGTTCTATTTAGCCTCACTAAGTCATACAATCCCCTTCCGGATGAAATCTATCGTTACG atttgaaagaACCTTTCAATCTTAAGAAAGGTTGGTTGTTATGGGCTGGGATTGGTCTTGGTGGCGCCATAGCCGCTATAGCCTTGACAGGAGTTGCAGTATCTTTTTTCAGTGGTGAGACTCCTCCAAGAGAG ACTGATGCTCTCATTCGCTTGCTTCCGTTGATTGGATCTTCGACCATCAG CACTGCCTGCTTGGTGGGTATTACTGGTGTACTGGCTCCCATTCTTGAGGAGACGGTCTTTCGAGGGTTCTTTATGGTGTCGTTGACCAAGTG GGTGCCAACGCCCCTTGCTGTTCTTATCAGTGCTTCGGTATTTGCAGTTGCGCATCTAACTCCTGGAGAATTTCCTCAGCTCTTTGTTCTTG GAACCGCTCTGGGATTCTCATACGCTCAAACGCGCAACCTTCTAACACCAATCACGATCCACGCCTTTTGGAATTCTGGGGTCATCTTGCTTCTCACCTTTCTCCAG CTCCAAGGATACGATATCAAGGAATTGTTACAATCATACTGA
- the LOC140882743 gene encoding large ribosomal subunit protein eL34-like, which produces MVQRLTYRKRHSYATKSNQHRVVKTPGGKLVYQTTKKRASGPKCPVTGKRIQGIPHLRPAEYKRSRLPRNRRTVNRPYGGVLSGSAVRERIIRAFLVEEQKIVKKVLKIQKAKDKLAAKS; this is translated from the exons ATGGTGCAGCGGCTGACCTACAGGAAGCGGCACAGCTATGCCACCAAGTCCAATCAACACCGTGTCGTGAAAACCCCCG GTGGGAAGCTAGTGTACCAGACGACTAAGAAGAGGGCGAGTGGCCCTAAGTGTCCTGTTACTGGGAAAAGAATCCAAGGG ATTCCACATTTAAGACCTGCGGAGTACAAGCGGTCTAGATTACCCCGAAACCGGAGGACTGTCAACCGTCCATATGGTGGTGTGTTGTCTGGTAGTGCTGTCCGGGAAAG GATCATTAGAGCTTTCTTGGTGGAAGAACAAAAGATCGTGAAGAAAGTTTTGAAGATACAAAAAGCCAAGGACAAGCTTGCTGCGAAGAGTTAA
- the LOC140882872 gene encoding uncharacterized protein isoform X1 has product MAATLCTFLALSSASSLSVSPKLCSRINTRLQIYRELTFSPLAPDFRLRVPPTRGLFAVSCFKNDSDEKPLKKESGLNWQILKQWDVPWNWQTISLTSLACGLSFVLTGLIEAATIPFSGIKIEELSLDEKAEILFVDQTIATAVVLGVLFSLTKSYNPLPDEIYRYDLKEPFNLKKGWLLWAGIGLGGAIAAIALTGVAVSFFSGETPPRETDALIRLLPLIGSSTISTACLVGITGVLAPILEETVFRGFFMVSLTKWVPTPLAVLISASVFAVAHLTPGEFPQLFVLGTALGFSYAQTRNLLTPITIHAFWNSGVILLLTFLQLQGYDIKELLQSY; this is encoded by the exons ATGGCGGCCACGTTATGCACATTTCTGGCTCTTTCCTCAGCTTCTAGTCTTTCTGTATCGCCAAAGCTTTGCTCACGAATCAATACCCGTCTTCAGATTTATCGGGAGCTTACCTTTTCTCCGCTAGCTCCTGATTTTAGGCTCCGGGTTCCCCCCACGAGAGGGCTCTTTGCTGTATCATGTTTCAAGAATGATAGCGATGAAAAGCCTTTGAAAAAG GAGAGTGGATTGAATTGGCAAATATTGAAACAATGGGATGTACCATGGAACTGGCAGACGATATCTCTCACCTCCCTCGCATGTGGATTGAG TTTTGTTTTGACAGGACTCATTGAGGCAGCCACAATACCATTTTCGGGAATCAAAATTGAAGAGTTAAGTTTGGATGAGAAGGCGGAAATTTTGTTTGTGGATCAAAC CATCGCGACTGCTGTAGTTCTTGGAGTTCTATTTAGCCTCACTAAGTCATACAATCCCCTTCCGGATGAAATCTATCGTTACG atttgaaagaACCTTTCAATCTTAAGAAAGGTTGGTTGTTATGGGCTGGGATTGGTCTTGGTGGCGCCATAGCCGCTATAGCCTTGACAGGAGTTGCAGTATCTTTTTTCAGTGGTGAGACTCCTCCAAGAGAG ACTGATGCTCTCATTCGCTTGCTTCCGTTGATTGGATCTTCGACCATCAG CACTGCCTGCTTGGTGGGTATTACTGGTGTACTGGCTCCCATTCTTGAGGAGACGGTCTTTCGAGGGTTCTTTATGGTGTCGTTGACCAAGTG GGTGCCAACGCCCCTTGCTGTTCTTATCAGTGCTTCGGTATTTGCAGTTGCGCATCTAACTCCTGGAGAATTTCCTCAGCTCTTTGTTCTTG GAACCGCTCTGGGATTCTCATACGCTCAAACGCGCAACCTTCTAACACCAATCACGATCCACGCCTTTTGGAATTCTGGGGTCATCTTGCTTCTCACCTTTCTCCAG CTCCAAGGATACGATATCAAGGAATTGTTACAATCATACTGA